From Humisphaera borealis, the proteins below share one genomic window:
- a CDS encoding outer membrane protein assembly factor BamB family protein: MKLIALLIALFPLAAQAAEPSRAGGPLAGEILAASGIKGGVVVHLNCGDGRLTAALRANDSYIVQGLGADITAARQHIQSLGIYGPVSVARWTGDRIPYVDNMVNLLVADDLGSVPMDEVNRVLTPNGVAMIGGKKTVKPKPSAMDDWTHYFYDARGNAVSKDTAVGPPERLQWVGSPRWSRHHDRISSLSAMVSGAGRMFYIMDEGSRISILLPSKWMLTARDGYNGAILWRKPIAKWQDHMWPLKSGPTQLTRRLVTDGKHVFVTMAIDAPVSALDPATGDTIRIYEDTKGAEEILHVDGTLYCLVNPEAWSLKEFAPKLNTGDQKRVETEYNWDEKPRRLVAVDVETGKLKWKLDGKIAPLTLAADGKRVIYYDGEKLTSLNPATGEQQWASAPVAKRKLFEYNYAPRVVMFNDMVLYAGGDGAQKGLAADTGKELWSAPHAKSGYRSPEDLICAGGLVWNAPDTAGNMSGIFTGRNPKTGEVVKEFPPDVDAYWFHHRCYIAKATENFILTSRTGIEFVDIKKSHWDINHWVRGACLYGVLPANGLVYAGPHDCACYPEAKLDGMNALAPAAPTPHPKPASDDERLERGPAWGQPIDEVAADARDWPTYRHDPARSGYSDQPLLPDLGQAWDIKLGGRLSAMTAAAGKVFVSQVEKHTLHALDMATGKSVWQFTAESRIDSPPTYWKGRVLFGGMDGYIYCLRASDGAMVWRFLAATNGRRHMAMEQLESVWPVHGSVLVEDGIVSGVAGRSVFLDGGLRFVRLDVATGKKLVEVVYDDKDPETGKDLQERHKTLQMPVGSNDVLASDGKWIFLRSQKIAADGKRVDIGPVSGNAIEQGAAQKGEGAHIFAPMGFLDDTWFHRSYWVYGRNFAGGHNGYYQAGKYAPSGRLFVFDDKEVFAFGRQPQYFKWTTTMEYQLSAASKTPPDVEPEQPAEGKKKGAANKPGAGNKAGAAAKIPEVKLVSEKFDASNKPLTVEAWILPEGPDGMIAQYGGAVTGFSLALQDGRPGFSIRADKTSATAEAARPLDAGWHHVAGVLTEGKQLRLYVDGQLAAETKAPGLITKKPALGLVLGAANPSAVSDFGRGAPYTGLIDMFAMFPKALDVGELTEHARQANAVNPGNGAMVALSFDKGDARDESGNAVQGIMSGVDTAKGKTGLALLFKKPSDSNPATKPSLLAGGGKGGPAQKGSFVQDRWTGYVPIVTRAMAMAGRTLVVAGPPDDLNEEYAFERMSEKDPAIFAQLAEQDASLEGLRGGKLWAVNGDTGATTQQLDLKSPPVWDGMIVAQGRLFAATVDGKVICLGVVKQ; this comes from the coding sequence ATGAAGCTGATCGCACTCCTGATCGCCTTGTTCCCCCTGGCTGCACAGGCCGCCGAACCTTCGCGGGCCGGAGGACCTCTTGCCGGCGAGATTCTGGCCGCCAGCGGCATCAAGGGCGGCGTCGTCGTTCACTTGAACTGCGGCGACGGCCGGCTGACGGCGGCGTTGCGTGCCAACGACAGTTACATCGTCCAGGGCCTCGGGGCCGACATCACCGCCGCCCGGCAGCACATCCAGTCGCTCGGCATCTACGGTCCGGTATCGGTCGCCAGGTGGACAGGCGACCGCATTCCGTACGTCGACAATATGGTGAACCTACTGGTCGCTGACGACCTCGGCAGTGTGCCGATGGACGAAGTCAACCGCGTGCTGACGCCCAACGGCGTGGCAATGATCGGCGGAAAGAAGACGGTCAAGCCCAAGCCGTCGGCGATGGACGACTGGACGCACTACTTTTACGACGCCCGCGGCAACGCCGTCTCGAAGGATACTGCCGTCGGTCCGCCGGAACGGTTGCAGTGGGTGGGCAGCCCGCGGTGGTCGCGGCATCACGATCGCATCTCGAGCCTCAGCGCGATGGTGTCGGGTGCGGGGCGGATGTTCTACATCATGGACGAAGGGTCGCGGATCTCGATCTTGCTTCCGTCCAAGTGGATGCTGACCGCCCGCGACGGCTACAACGGAGCGATCCTCTGGCGCAAGCCGATCGCCAAGTGGCAGGACCACATGTGGCCGCTGAAGTCGGGTCCGACCCAGCTCACGCGCCGGTTGGTCACCGACGGCAAGCACGTTTTCGTCACCATGGCGATCGACGCGCCGGTCAGCGCGCTCGACCCGGCGACCGGCGACACGATCCGCATCTACGAAGACACCAAGGGTGCCGAGGAAATCCTGCACGTCGATGGCACGCTCTATTGCCTGGTAAACCCTGAAGCCTGGTCGCTGAAAGAGTTCGCGCCCAAGCTCAACACCGGCGATCAGAAGCGGGTTGAAACGGAATACAACTGGGATGAAAAGCCCCGGCGGCTGGTCGCGGTGGATGTCGAGACCGGAAAGCTCAAGTGGAAGCTCGACGGCAAAATTGCGCCGCTCACCCTCGCTGCCGACGGCAAGCGCGTCATCTATTACGACGGCGAGAAGCTGACGTCGCTCAACCCGGCCACGGGCGAGCAGCAGTGGGCCAGCGCCCCCGTCGCCAAGCGAAAACTGTTTGAATACAACTATGCCCCGCGCGTGGTGATGTTCAACGACATGGTGCTTTACGCCGGAGGCGACGGCGCGCAGAAGGGCCTGGCGGCAGACACCGGCAAAGAGCTCTGGTCGGCCCCGCACGCCAAGTCGGGCTATCGATCCCCTGAAGACCTGATCTGCGCCGGCGGGTTGGTTTGGAATGCACCCGATACGGCGGGCAACATGTCGGGCATTTTCACCGGGCGTAATCCCAAGACCGGCGAAGTGGTCAAGGAGTTCCCACCGGACGTGGACGCGTATTGGTTCCACCATCGCTGCTACATCGCCAAGGCGACCGAGAACTTCATTCTGACGTCCCGAACCGGCATCGAGTTCGTTGACATCAAAAAGAGCCACTGGGACATCAATCACTGGGTTCGCGGCGCGTGCCTGTACGGCGTTCTTCCGGCGAACGGACTGGTCTACGCCGGCCCGCACGACTGCGCCTGCTACCCGGAAGCCAAGCTCGACGGCATGAACGCGCTGGCGCCTGCCGCTCCGACGCCGCACCCCAAGCCCGCTTCGGACGATGAGCGGCTGGAGAGAGGTCCGGCCTGGGGCCAGCCGATTGACGAAGTCGCCGCCGACGCCAGGGACTGGCCCACCTATCGCCACGACCCGGCCCGCAGCGGTTACTCCGATCAGCCCCTTCTCCCTGACCTCGGCCAGGCGTGGGACATCAAGCTCGGCGGCCGGCTCAGTGCAATGACCGCGGCCGCCGGCAAGGTGTTCGTCTCGCAGGTTGAAAAGCACACCCTGCACGCACTCGACATGGCGACCGGCAAGAGCGTCTGGCAGTTCACCGCCGAGTCGCGAATCGATTCGCCGCCAACCTACTGGAAGGGGCGCGTGTTGTTCGGCGGGATGGACGGATACATCTACTGCCTTCGCGCCAGCGACGGCGCGATGGTCTGGAGATTCCTCGCGGCGACCAACGGCCGCCGGCACATGGCGATGGAGCAACTCGAAAGCGTCTGGCCTGTTCACGGCAGCGTGCTGGTGGAAGACGGTATCGTCAGCGGTGTCGCCGGTCGGTCGGTCTTCCTCGACGGCGGGCTGCGGTTCGTACGGCTGGACGTGGCGACGGGCAAGAAGCTGGTCGAAGTCGTCTACGACGACAAAGACCCCGAAACCGGCAAAGACCTGCAGGAACGCCACAAGACGCTCCAGATGCCGGTCGGTTCGAATGACGTCTTGGCCAGCGACGGCAAGTGGATCTTCCTGCGATCGCAGAAGATCGCTGCCGACGGCAAGCGCGTGGACATCGGCCCGGTCTCGGGCAACGCCATCGAACAGGGTGCCGCCCAGAAGGGCGAAGGGGCGCACATCTTCGCGCCGATGGGGTTCCTCGACGACACCTGGTTCCACCGCAGCTACTGGGTATACGGACGCAACTTTGCCGGTGGGCACAACGGCTACTACCAGGCGGGTAAGTATGCGCCTTCGGGGCGGCTGTTCGTGTTCGACGACAAGGAAGTCTTCGCATTCGGGCGACAGCCGCAGTATTTCAAGTGGACGACCACGATGGAGTACCAGCTGAGCGCGGCGAGCAAAACCCCGCCCGATGTCGAACCCGAACAACCCGCCGAGGGCAAGAAAAAGGGCGCTGCGAACAAGCCGGGCGCGGGCAACAAAGCCGGCGCGGCGGCGAAGATTCCGGAAGTGAAACTCGTCTCCGAGAAGTTCGACGCCAGCAACAAGCCCCTGACAGTCGAAGCCTGGATTCTTCCGGAAGGACCCGACGGCATGATCGCCCAGTACGGCGGGGCGGTCACCGGTTTCTCGCTGGCGTTGCAGGACGGCCGGCCGGGCTTCTCGATCCGGGCAGACAAGACGTCAGCGACGGCAGAGGCCGCACGGCCGCTTGATGCCGGGTGGCATCACGTTGCCGGCGTGCTGACCGAGGGCAAGCAATTGCGGCTTTACGTCGATGGTCAGCTCGCCGCCGAAACCAAGGCCCCGGGATTGATCACCAAAAAGCCGGCGCTGGGCCTGGTGCTGGGTGCGGCCAATCCGTCGGCGGTCAGTGACTTCGGCCGGGGCGCGCCCTACACCGGCCTGATCGACATGTTCGCAATGTTCCCCAAGGCGTTGGATGTCGGCGAACTGACAGAGCATGCCAGGCAGGCAAACGCGGTCAACCCGGGCAACGGTGCGATGGTGGCGTTATCGTTCGACAAGGGAGACGCCCGCGACGAATCGGGCAACGCCGTGCAGGGCATTATGTCCGGCGTTGATACTGCCAAGGGGAAGACGGGGTTGGCACTGCTATTCAAGAAGCCGTCGGATTCGAACCCCGCGACAAAGCCGAGCCTGCTCGCCGGTGGCGGCAAGGGCGGCCCGGCTCAGAAGGGGAGTTTCGTGCAGGACCGCTGGACGGGCTATGTCCCCATCGTCACGCGGGCGATGGCGATGGCCGGTCGAACGCTGGTCGTCGCCGGACCGCCGGACGACCTCAACGAAGAGTACGCCTTCGAACGCATGTCCGAGAAGGACCCGGCGATCTTCGCCCAGCTGGCCGAGCAGGATGCCTCGCTGGAAGGCTTGCGTGGCGGCAAGCTCTGGGCGGTGAATGGAGACACCGGCGCGACTACCCAACAGCTCGATCTCAAGAGCCCGCCGGTCTGGGATGGTATGATCGTCGCCCAGGGTCGGCTGTTCGCCGCGACGGTCGATGGCAAGGTGATCTGCCTGGGGGTCGTCAAGCAATGA
- a CDS encoding extracellular solute-binding protein, which yields MKLGGFILLVLVFAGASWLWFQRQADQTATTNPVALKIFCAAGIKSPVEAVAAAYQNELGVRAELQYGGTASLLSSIRVAGGGDLFVAADDAAIVESRKLGLIREVLPLVTQTPVIAVIKGNPKGIRTLDDLLRADVKFALANPESASVGRISKRILKDRWESFSGKAAVMKPTVMEIATDVKIGSVDAAIVWDSAVAQFPELEAVTVPELAASPENASIAVLAGSTNPTAALRFARYLTSPEKGGPIFSARGFKPARGDQWAEKPRFVIYSGGVNRPAIQQTLQEFADREGVDLTTVFNGCGVLCASMKAMSQTPGNQLPDVYYACDVCFVPPVAEMFPEAIVLTEADIVLAVNKGNPRNIRSIADLAQPNLKVGICNAEQATLGFMTKAMLKQAGLLPAVMKNVCSQVPTADLLVNQLRTGSLDAAIVYEINARPAAEFIDTISIPASAGAKAVQPFAVAAKTPYPLLAHRLLDCLKSNRARFEEAGFRWRDDPTIPSKDIVLPDYLKNANNND from the coding sequence TTGAAACTCGGTGGCTTTATCCTGCTGGTCCTTGTGTTCGCCGGTGCGTCGTGGCTCTGGTTTCAGCGCCAGGCCGATCAGACCGCGACGACCAACCCCGTAGCGCTCAAGATCTTCTGCGCCGCCGGGATCAAAAGTCCGGTCGAAGCTGTCGCCGCCGCGTACCAGAATGAACTCGGCGTCAGGGCGGAGCTTCAGTACGGCGGGACGGCGTCGCTGCTGAGCTCCATTCGCGTCGCTGGCGGCGGGGATCTGTTCGTCGCCGCCGACGACGCGGCAATCGTCGAATCCCGCAAGCTCGGTCTGATTCGCGAGGTGCTCCCCCTGGTCACGCAGACCCCGGTGATCGCCGTCATCAAGGGCAACCCCAAAGGCATCCGCACGCTCGATGATCTGCTCCGCGCCGATGTGAAGTTTGCACTCGCCAACCCGGAAAGCGCCAGCGTTGGCCGCATCAGCAAGCGAATCCTGAAGGATCGCTGGGAATCGTTCAGCGGAAAAGCCGCCGTGATGAAGCCCACGGTGATGGAGATCGCCACCGACGTGAAGATTGGCTCGGTCGATGCGGCGATCGTCTGGGATTCGGCCGTCGCGCAGTTTCCCGAATTGGAAGCCGTCACGGTTCCCGAGCTTGCCGCCAGTCCGGAGAATGCCAGCATCGCGGTGCTTGCCGGCAGCACGAATCCGACGGCAGCACTGCGGTTTGCCCGGTATCTCACGTCGCCCGAAAAGGGCGGACCGATCTTTTCAGCCAGGGGTTTCAAACCCGCACGCGGCGATCAGTGGGCGGAAAAGCCGCGGTTTGTCATCTACAGCGGCGGCGTTAATCGACCCGCAATCCAGCAGACCCTGCAGGAGTTCGCCGACCGTGAAGGCGTCGATCTGACAACAGTCTTCAACGGCTGCGGTGTACTTTGCGCTTCGATGAAGGCGATGTCGCAGACGCCCGGGAACCAACTACCCGATGTGTACTACGCCTGCGACGTCTGCTTCGTCCCCCCGGTCGCGGAGATGTTTCCCGAGGCGATCGTGCTGACCGAAGCCGATATCGTGCTGGCGGTGAACAAGGGCAATCCGCGAAACATCCGATCGATCGCCGACCTGGCCCAGCCGAACCTGAAGGTCGGGATCTGCAATGCCGAGCAGGCCACGCTGGGCTTCATGACCAAGGCAATGCTCAAGCAGGCCGGCCTGCTGCCGGCGGTGATGAAGAACGTCTGCTCGCAGGTGCCGACGGCGGACCTGCTGGTCAACCAGCTTCGCACCGGCTCGCTCGATGCCGCGATCGTGTACGAGATCAACGCCCGGCCCGCCGCCGAGTTTATCGATACGATTTCCATTCCGGCGTCGGCCGGGGCCAAAGCGGTGCAGCCGTTCGCCGTCGCGGCCAAAACGCCGTATCCTCTGCTGGCGCATCGCCTGCTGGATTGTCTGAAGTCCAACCGGGCCCGGTTTGAGGAAGCCGGCTTCCGCTGGCGCGACGACCCCACCATTCCCAGCAAGGACATCGTCCTGCCGGACTATCTGAAAAATGCCAACAACAACGACTGA
- a CDS encoding ABC transporter permease: protein MPTTTTDRHRAGPNWPFWVAIAAVTAAYLAFLLYMLLATATYTSRDHLIRSLGSREIRYAMGLSLITCTTTSLLALLIAVPVGYLMSRSHFFGKNFIDTLIDIPIVLPPLVIGLCLLIMFQTPFGQAIQQHVRFTYTVTGVVLAQLVVGAAFAVRQMRSTFDHLSARPEDVAMTLGCSRGRAVWLVTLPAAKRGMFSAASVAWARSLGEFGPILVFAGATRMKTEVLPTTVWLELSVGNLEASVAVSLTMIVLAVIVLLAMRVAGERP from the coding sequence ATGCCAACAACAACGACTGACAGGCACAGGGCGGGACCGAACTGGCCGTTCTGGGTTGCCATCGCCGCTGTGACGGCGGCCTACCTGGCGTTCCTGCTTTACATGCTGCTGGCGACGGCAACGTACACATCGCGCGATCATTTGATCCGCTCACTGGGTTCCCGCGAGATTCGCTACGCGATGGGCCTGAGCCTGATCACCTGTACGACCACCTCGCTGCTGGCGCTGCTGATTGCCGTTCCCGTCGGCTACCTGATGTCGCGCAGCCATTTTTTCGGCAAGAATTTCATCGATACGCTGATCGATATTCCCATCGTGCTGCCGCCGCTGGTGATCGGCCTGTGCCTGCTGATCATGTTTCAAACCCCGTTCGGCCAGGCGATCCAGCAGCACGTGCGGTTCACGTACACGGTGACGGGGGTCGTGCTGGCGCAACTGGTGGTTGGGGCGGCTTTCGCGGTGCGGCAGATGCGGTCGACCTTCGACCACCTCTCTGCCCGGCCGGAAGACGTCGCGATGACGCTCGGCTGCTCGCGCGGCAGGGCGGTCTGGCTGGTCACGCTGCCGGCGGCAAAGCGCGGCATGTTCAGCGCCGCGAGTGTCGCCTGGGCCCGCAGCCTTGGCGAGTTCGGCCCCATTCTCGTCTTCGCCGGCGCGACCCGCATGAAGACTGAAGTTCTGCCCACCACCGTCTGGCTCGAACTGAGCGTCGGCAACCTGGAAGCATCGGTCGCCGTCAGCCTGACGATGATCGTGCTGGCGGTGATCGTGCTGCTGGCGATGCGCGTGGCGGGGGAGCGGCCATGA
- a CDS encoding ABC transporter ATP-binding protein, whose amino-acid sequence MISLQQIAVRAGVFALDDVSFVVPSGAYGVLMGPTGSGKTTLIEVICGLRKPAGGRVLVNDIDVTREPPGNRGIGYVPQDGAMFPTMTVREQIGFALRIRRLPRTEIDRRVDELSARLGVAHLLDRRPAGLSGGERQRVALGRALACRPAVLLLDEPLSALDETMRTGMRDLLKSVQRDFGASILHVTHDRSEAAALADVLFILSDGRVQPAEIHKQ is encoded by the coding sequence ATGATTTCGCTCCAGCAGATCGCGGTCCGCGCCGGTGTTTTTGCGCTGGATGACGTCTCGTTCGTCGTCCCGTCGGGCGCGTATGGCGTGCTCATGGGGCCCACGGGCTCAGGCAAAACCACCCTCATCGAAGTGATCTGCGGACTGCGAAAGCCGGCGGGCGGGCGGGTGCTGGTGAACGACATTGACGTCACCCGTGAACCACCGGGGAACCGCGGGATCGGCTATGTCCCGCAGGATGGCGCGATGTTTCCGACCATGACCGTCCGCGAGCAGATCGGTTTTGCGCTGCGGATCCGGCGGCTGCCACGAACGGAGATCGACCGGCGGGTTGACGAACTGTCCGCCCGCCTGGGCGTCGCCCACCTGCTGGATCGCAGGCCCGCCGGCCTGTCGGGCGGCGAGCGACAGCGCGTCGCGCTCGGCCGGGCGCTGGCGTGTCGCCCGGCGGTACTGCTGCTCGACGAGCCGCTGTCGGCGCTGGACGAAACCATGCGCACCGGTATGCGGGATCTGCTCAAGAGCGTGCAGAGAGACTTCGGCGCTTCGATCCTTCACGTAACCCATGATCGTTCCGAGGCCGCCGCACTCGCCGACGTCTTGTTCATCCTGTCCGACGGCCGAGTCCAGCCTGCGGAGATCCACAAGCAATGA